AGCCAGCGCTTGTTTCGGCGCCCCGCGCGCGATGATATCGCCGGCCTTCATCACCACCATGGAATCGGAGTAGTGGCCCGCCAGCATGAGATCGTGCAGGACCACAACCACCGTTTTGCCGGCGCGCGCCTGTGCGCGAGCCAGCTCCAGCATGCTCATGGCATGGGCGGGGTCGAGGAAGGTCGTGGGTTCATCGAGAAGCAGCACCGGCGTATCTTGCGCAAGCGCGAGTGCCAGCCAGACGCGCTGGCGCTGCCCGCCCGACAGCGAAGCGATATCGCGATCGAGGAAGTCCACAATCTCCGTGGCTTCGCAGGCCTGGGCGATGATCTCCCGGTCCGTTGGAGAAAGGCCGCGCATCCTGCCCTGATAGGGGTGGCGCCCGCGCGCAACCAACTCGCCTACCCGCAATCCATCGGGTGCTACAGGGTGCTGTGGCAGCAGCGCCACCTGCTGCGCGGCTTCCTTCGCATTCATCGCATGCAGGTCAGCTTCCCCGACCATGACGCTGCCCTGCCGCGGGGCCAGGATTTTAGACAGCGTTTTGAGCAGCGTGGACTTGCCGCAGCCGTTGGGCCCGATGAGCGTGGTGACCTCACCGGCGCGTGCATGCAGGTCGACGCCGGCGAGAATATCCTCACCGTCCTTATATCCCGCATGGATGCCGGTGGCTTGGAGGCTGCACCGGCGCTTCGAGCGCGTGGGCTGATTATCCGTCATATCTTTTCCTTCATCCACGTACGAGTGTGTAGCACTTTTTGGGTGGCTCGTTTGCCCAATCCGCGCTGTGGCGCGCCACAGCGATTAGCTGCGCCGGGCCGCATTCCACACCAAGACCACCAGAGCGCAGCCGCCGATGACCGAGGAGACCGCGCCCACCGGGGCGTTGACCGGAATCGCGCCGGCGATAACGGCGCACACGGTCAACAGCGCCGCACCTGCGGCTGCCGATGCCACCGGCGATGGCGTGGGCGTGCGCGCCGCCATCCGCGCCAGGTGCGGGGCCAGCAGGGCGATAAACCCAATGGGCCCCACCACCGAGACCACCACGGCGCAGATCCCGGTTGCCGCGATGAGCAGCAAGGCGCGCTGGCGGGAGATATTTACGCCCAGGGTGATGGCAGAGGAATCATCGTGGGCAAGCAGCGGCAGCTCCCGCGCGCACCAGATGCCTATGGCAAGAAACGGCGCTAATGCCACGAGTAGAGGCACGATGACCTCCATGCGCACGAACCCGGTCGAGCCCGCCAGCCACGTTTGCGCCTCCGCTGCGCGCTGGATCTGCGCGCTGCGCATCAAATACGCCACGACGGCCTGAAACATCAGTGATAAGGCAATGCCGACGATGACGATGCGGTTGCTCGTGCCGATGCCACCCAGGACGGCGAGGAGGATGACAACGAGGAAGGCGCCGATCATCGCCAAGCATGCCCGCCACCAAAAGTCCGGGATGCCGTCCGCGAAACCGGGGCGCGAATGCACGGTGCCCAGCACCACCAGCACCGATGCGCCGCCGGTCACGCCCAGGATATCCGGCGATGCCAGTGGATTGCGGGCCATGGTCTGCGTCCATGAGCCGGCCACGCCGAGGGCGGCGCCGACGATGACGGTGGCGATGGCGACCGGCAGGCGCAGGTCCCACACCACCCTGATGTGGCTCTCGCTGCCGCCGCCGGTGAGCACATCGAAGACCTGCCGCGGGCTTAGGTCCAAAGGCCCTTGCCCCAGTAACACCAGGTACGCGGCGAGGGCGATAAGGGCAAATACCAGCGTGGCGGCGAGCACGCGGACGTGCCTGCGACGCTGCTGCGCTTGCAGGGTACTGCTTATTGTTGTCATGCGTTATCGCCCCACGCTCTGCCCACGCCGCGGTGGGCGCCCCAAATGAGGAAGGGCGCGCCCACTATGGCAAGCACGATGGACATTTCTAGCTCCGAATTACCCACGATGAGCCGGCCGATGATATCCGCGGCGAGCACGGCGCAACCGCCCAAAAGCGCGGAGGGCAGGATCATCGTGGCAACGCTGGGGCCGACCACCCGCCGCACGATGTGGGGAATGGCGAAGCCAACGAAGGCGATGGGACCTGTTGCCGCCGTCGCGCTGCCGGCTAGCACCACGACGCTTAGCGCCGCGCCCACCCGCGCGGTGGTCGGGGATCCGCCCAAGGCGAGCGAGGACTCCTCCCCCATCGCCAAAAGATCAAGCGGCCTGGCCGCCATTGTCGCGCACGCTAGGCCGATGAGGAGGCCAATGCCCGCGATGGCGACGTCTTCTGGACCGCGCCCGAAGGTCGAGCCGATGGTCCAGCGCCGCATGCTATCGAGCACGTCCGTGGAATACAGGCCGATGATCGCCGCGCCCGAYCCCAAGGCGGSGGAGACGCCGGCGCCGACGAGAATGAGCGTCAGTGGGTCCKGGAACCGCCGCGAGACGGCCAGAACCAGCAGCGTGGTAATGCCCGCGCCAACGAGCGCGAGGGTGGTCCGCATGCCGGTGGTGGTAGCGATGCCAATGGCCGTGCCTAGGGCAACGAAGAACGACGCGCCCGCGGTAATACCGATAAAGCCCGGGTCCGCCAGCGGGTTCCTGGTCCACGATTGCGCCAAGACACCGGCGACGGCAAGGGCCGCGCCGGCGAAATAGGCCAAGAAGGTGCGCGGCATGCGCAGGTTCCACACGATATCGCGGATATCCTGCTCGCCTGCCCTGCGCAGCGCGGCGATGACCTCATCGGGTGGAATGGAACGGGAACCCAGCGCCAAGGACGCCACCGCCAGCGCGAGGCTGGCGAGGATGAGGGCGACAAGGAACGTCGTGCGACCCTTTCCCCGCTCCATCACCGGTGTGGCTGTGGGGTTTTGCGCTGTGGAACCCGTCTGGATAGTCTGGCCGTCCTTCGTGGTTGCTGACAATTACAGCTTCTCTTCAAACTTATCTATTGCCCAAGGGATGGTCACTGGGTTCGGCATGCTCATGGCGTTGCCAGTATCCGTGTCCAGGTAGCGCACACGCTTATCCTTGACTACATCGAGGCCCTGGAAGGTCTTATCCTTCTTCAAGACATCGGCAGAGCCGTTGTAGTCCAGGACAAAGAGGTGATCAACCTGGTTCAGCTTTGCGTAGTTTTCCGGGGCAATGTCAACGAAGAAGCTGCTGCCATCGCCCTTCAACTCATCGGGGATTTCCATGCCAAGATCCTCGATGAACTGGCCGCGCCCATCCTCATCGGTGTACAGGCCAATCTTGCCGTCATAAGGCATGACGATGGCTGCGGACTTGCCCTGCAACTCGGTGTGCTCGCGGCGGAATTCCTCGAAGGCGTTCTCGGTGTCCTTGATAAGTTTATCGCCTTCGTCTTCCTTATCCACGGCATCCGCGATGGCCTCAACTTGGTCCTCCCAGGGAACCTGCCAGTCTTCATAGCCATCCGGCTTGACGGTGGTCGGCGCGATATCCTCCAGGGATTCCTTCGTGCGCGCATCTACTGCCTGGTTCACAGCAATAATCTTGGTGGGATCAGCAGCGGTAATCTGCTCGAAGGTATCCGCGGTGAAACCAGTTGCGGTGTTGTAGATGACCTCAGGCTTGGCATCGCCAAGCAGCTTCTTTGACCACGGGCCAACGCCGGAAGGATCGCCATCGCCCTCAGCGCCCCACGGCGCCACCGTCACGGGAGTAATGCCTAGGGCGAGCAGCGTATCGGCATCCCCCAGGCCCAGGCTAGCCACGCGCTCTTCGCTGGCGGCGTCGGTGGACTGCGTGCTTTCATCGCCCTCACCACGCGAGCAACCGGCTAATGCGACGGCTCCGGCTGACAGCAGTGCCACAACGCCCATGGTGCGGCGTCCGAAAATCTTCATGAAGCTGGCCCTTTCAAAAAGGAAGAAATTGACGTTGCTGATCCTAGACCCCAATCAAAGGATTAGGCAAGGCTTAGCTTCGAACGAGTATGTTGAATGCATGAGCTGTTCCCTACAATCGTCCCCGATGACTGAACACCAACTGATTCCCGTTACCCTGACCGCGAATGAACTGATCCGGCCGCGCCTGCACCGCCTGACGTTTCATGCCGAGGCGTTCCGGACGTATGACCTTGCCGGCCCCGATGAATTCTTTGGCCTTGTCATGCCCCAAACCGGGCAGGAATTTACGCCCTTCCCCGTCGACGGCGTTAACCTCCGAGCCGCCGTCGCCGCTATAGACGAGGAGACGCGGCCGGACCTGCGCTGGTACACCATCCGCGCGCTCCACCCCGAGGAGGCCACTATCGATGTCGATGTGGTCACCCACGGCGATTCCGGCCCCGGCTCGCGATGGATTCTGCGCGCGCAACCCGGCGATACAGCGGGGTTCTTTACCTGCAACGAGATGTGGCGGCCTACCGAGGCTGCGCAGCTATTGGTCGCCGATGCCTCCGCCCTGCCTGCCCTTCGGCACATCCTTTCCTACCAAGAGGAACATGACCCAGCGAAGCTCGGTTCCACCGACGTTGTAGCGGTGGTCACCAGCGATGACGAGGTAGAGCCCGGGCTTACGGACAGGTGGGAGTCCCGCGTGCGCAGCATGCGCGTCCTTCGCACCGAGCCGCACAAGGAGGCGGATTCTGTCGTTGCCACGCTGAAAGCAGATTATGCCGGTGCGCCGACGCCAGGATACGTGTGGGTCTCCGGCGAGGGGGACTTGGCGAAGAAGGTCCGGGGCCTCGTGGTGAGAGATTGGGGCCTTTCTTCCGACGACGTCACCTGGGTGCCCTACTGGTTCTACGGAAGGGCCCGGCCTTAAGAGCTCTAAAACAGCGAAAGGCCCCTGTATCGAACCATATGGTCCGGTACAGGGGCTGCGCTGGCTAGGTTTTACTTAGCCTTCTCGATGATCTTTACGAGACGGAAGTGCTTGTCCTTGGACAGCGGGCGGGTCTCAGCGATACGTACGAGATCGCCTACGCCTGCGGTTTCTTCCTCATCGTGCGCCTTAACCTTCTTGTTAGAGCGCATGATCTTGCCGTACAGAGCGTGCTGCTTGCGGTCTTCGATCTCGACGACGATGGTCTTGGACATCTTGTCCGAGACGACGTAGCCGGTGCGGACCTTAGGAGCACCCTTGACCTTCTCCTTCTTCGGAGTTGGTCCCTTCTTGGATTCAGTCACGTTAGCCTCACTCATGATTAAGCCTCAGCTCCCGGAGCGACAGACAGGCCCAGCTCGCGCTCGCGCAGAACGGTGTAGATGCGGGCAATGTCGCGCTTAACCGTGCCGATGCGGCGGTTGTTGGTCAGCTGGCCGGKGGSCTTCTGGRAACGAAGGKTGAACAGTTYTTCCTTCGCATCCTTCAGACGGGKTTCCAGCTCTGCGTTGTCGAGCTCACGGAACTCGTGGGCGGGGGTACCGGTTGCCATTAGAACTGGTCCTCCTTCTTGATGATGCGGACCTTGCAAGGAAGCTTCTGGCCAGCGCGGCGCAGAGCCTCGATTGCAACAGCCTCAGTTGGGTAGCTCATCTCGAAAAGTACGCGGCCAGGCTTCACGTTAGCCACCCACTTCTCAACCGGGCCCTTACCAGAACCCATACGAACACCGAGCGGCTTCTGGGTCAACGGACGGTCCGGGAAGATGTTGATCCACACCTTGCCACCACGCTTAACGTGGCGGTTGATGGCAATACGTGCGGCCTCAATCTGACGGTTGGTGATGTACGCAGGCTCCAGTGCCTGGATTGCGTAATCGCCGAAGTTAATGCGGTTTCCGCCCTTGGACACGCCACGACGGCTCGGGCGGTGCTGACGGCGGTACTTAACACGCTTAGGAATCAGCATGGATTAGCCCTCCTGCTTCTGCTGTGCACGCTGGCGGCGCTGGCCACCGCGGCGGGAGCGACCGTTGCGGTCACCACGGCCACGGCCCTGTGCCGGAGCGTTCAGTTCGGACTCGCGTACGCCACCGACGACGTCACCCTTGTAGATCCACACCTTGATGCCGATGCGGCCGAAGGTGGTGTGGGCCTCTGCGGTGCCGTAGTCGATCTCGGCGCGAAGAGTGTGCAGCGGAACGCGGCCCTCGTGGTAGCGCTCGACGCGGGACATTTCTGCACCGCCCAGGCGGCCGGACAGCAGGATCTTGATGCCCTTAACCTGTGGCTGGCGCATAGCGGACTGGATAGCCTTGCGCATTGCACGACGGAATGCGACGCGGTTAACCAGCTGCTCCGCAATGGAGTGAGCAACGAGGGTTGCGTTTGCGTCTACCTGCTTGACCTCGAGGATGTTGAGGGCAACCATCTTGCCGGTGAGCTTTTCCAGCTCGCGACGGATGCGGTCAGCCTCAGCACCACGGCGGCCAATCACGATGCCCGGGCGGGCGGTGTGAATGTCCACGCGTACGCGGTCACGGGTGCGCTCGATAACAATGTCGGCGATGCCGGCGCGCTCGAGGCCCTTGTTGAGGTAGTTACGAATCTTGATGTCTTCGGCTACGTAGTTCGCGTAGTCCTTATCCGCGAACCAGTGGGTCTTCCAGTCGGAGGTGATGCCCAAACGTAGGCCGTGAGGATGGATCTTCTGGCCCATTACTTGGCCCCTTCCTGCTGGCTTTCGACAACCACGGTGATGTGGCTGGTGCGCTTACGAATCATGAATGCACGACCCTGTGCACGCGGCTGGAAACGACGCATGGTCGGTCCCTCGTTGGCGTATGCCTCAGAGATGACCAGGGTGCGTGGGTCGAGGCCGAAGTTGTTCTCAGCGTTAGCGGCTGCGGAAGCAACGACCTTTGCAACTGGCTTGGAAGCACCCTGCGGTGCGTACTTCAGGATTGCCAAAGCTTCGCTTACGGACTTGCCGCGGACCAGATCGAGCACACGACGTGCCTTCATCGGGGTAACGCGGACGTAGCGGGCCGTGGCGGATGCGGAGGTGATGGTCTCACTCATCGCTTATCGACGTCCCTTCTTGTCATCCTTGACGTGACCCTTAAAGGTCTTGGTTGGTGCAAACTCGCCCAACTTGTGGCCGACCATGGAGTCCTCGATGAAGACCGGCACATGCTTGCGGCCGTCGTGGACGGCGAAGGTGTGTCCGATGAAATCGGGGAGAATGGTCGAGCGGCGAGACCAGGTCTTGATGACCTGCTTGGTGCCTGCATCGTTTTGAGCATCCACCTTGTTGAGGAGGTGCTCATCGACGAACGGGCCTTTCTTAAGGCTGCGTGGCATTGTTTACCTCCTCTTAGCGCTTCTTGTTCGGGCGACGACGGCGCACGATCATGTTGTTGGAGTAACGGTTCGGGTTGCGGGTGCGACCCTCCTTGTGACCCCATGGGGACACTGGGTGGCGACCACCGGAGGTCTTACCCTCACCACCACCGTGTGGGTGGTCAACCGGGTTCATAACGACACCACGGACGGTCGGGCGAACGCCCTTCCAACGCATGCGGCCGGCCTTGCCCCAGCGGATGTTCATCTGCTCGGCGTTGCCAACTTCACCAACCGTTGCGCGGCAACGGATGTCCACGCGGCGGATTTCAGAAGACGGCATACGCAGAACTGCGTACTTGCCTTCCTTACCCAGCAGCTGGATGGAAGCACCAGCAGAGCGAGCCAGCTTAGCGCCAGCGCCAGGCTTGAGCTCAACAGCGTGGATGGTCGAACCGGTCGGGATGTTGCGCAGCGGCAGGTTATTGCCCACCTTGATATCTGCGTTCGGGCCGGACTCGACAACGGCACCCTGCTTCAGGCCCTTCGGCGCAATGATGTAGCGCTTCTCGCCATCTACGTAGTGCAGCAATGCAATGTTTGCGGTGCGGTTCGGGTCGTACTCAATGTGAGCGACCTTTGCCGGAATGCCGTCCTTGTCGTTACGACGGAAGTCGATCAGACGGTAACGGCGCTTGTGGCCACCGCCGATGTGGCGGGKGGKGRTGCGGCCGKAGTTATTACGACCACCGGTTTTGCTCAGCGGGCGCAGCAGGGRCTTCTCCGGAGTCGAACGAGTGATCTCGTCAAACTCAGATACGGAGGATGCGCGGCGACCCGGAGTTGTCGGCTTGTACTTACGAATAGCCATAATTCTTCCTTTTCCTTTCGGCTCTCCGGTGGCGCTTAAGCGCCTGCGCCGAAGACGTCGATGGAGTCGCTGCCTTCACGGAGCGTCACGTATGCGCGCTTGGTGGACTTACGCTGACCGAAGCCGGTGCGGGTGCGCTTGCGCTTACCTGCACGGTTTACGGTATTCACGGAGTCGACCTTCACGTCAAAGATCTGCTCGACGGCATCTTTAATCTGGGACTTGTTGGAGTCTGGGGAGACGAAGAACGTGTAAACGTTCTGCTCCATCAGACCGTAGGACTTCTCAGATACAACCGGGGCGATGATGACATCGCGCGGGTTAGAAATCTTAGCCATTAGTTCTCCTCCTTATCCGCGCCGGTAGCGCGAGTGATGAAGGTGTGTAGCGCCTCAACGGAGAACACAACGTCATCGGAGTAGAGAACGTCGTAGGTGTTGAGCTGACCGGCGTCCAGGATCTGAACGTTCGGCAGGTTATTAGCGCTACGACGGGCGTTGATATCCTCGCGGCCGATAACCAGCAGCACGTTGTCGCGCTCGGTCAGGGACTCGAGGAAAGCCTTGGCCGCCTTGGTGGACGGCTTCTGGCCTGGAACCAACTCTTCGATGACATGGATGCGCTCGTTGCGAGCACGGTCAGACAACGCACCGAAGAGAGCAGCCTTGATCATCTTCTTAGGGGTGCGCTGTGCGTAGCTACGTGGCTGCGGGCCGTGGACGGTGCCACCGCCGGTGTAGTGCGGCGCACGGATGGAACCCTGGCGCGCACGACCGGTGCCCTTCTGGCGGAAAGGCTTGCGGCCACCACCACGGACAGCGCCGCGAGTCTTGGTGGCGTGGGTGCCCTGACGAGCAGCAGCAAGCTGTGCGTTGACAACCTGGTGCATCAAAGCAACGGATGCCTCGGTGTCAAAGATTTCAGCCGGCAGGTCCACGGAGCCATTGGTCTTACCTTCAGAGGTGTGGACGTCTAGCTTGAGGTTGCTCATGCGTGTGCACCGCCCTTCACTGCGGTCTTAACGGTGACGAGGCCGCCGCGCGCACCAGGGATAGCACCCTTGATGAGCAGCAGGTTGGACTCGACATCGACTTTCTGAATCTTCAGGTTTTGGGTTGTCACGCGGTCGTGGCCCATGCGGCCAGCCATGCGCTTGCCCTTGAAGACGCGGCCCGGGGTAGCAGCGCCACCGATACCACCAACGCGGCGGTGAGCGGCCTGGTTACCGTGAGCTGCGCCCTGACCCTGGAAGCCGTGGCGCTTCATAGCACCAGCGTAGCCGTGGCCCTTGGTCTGGCCGGTGACGTCAACGAAGGTGATGCCTTCGAAGATGTCTACCTTGACCTCTTGGCCAACCTCGTATGCGGAGGTGTCGTCCATGCGGATTTCTGCAACGTGACGACGCGGGGTTACGCCAGCCTTCTTGAAGTGACCAGACTCAGGCTTGTTTGCCTTGCGTGGGTCAATCTCGCCAAAGGCGATCTGGATGGCACTGTAACCATCGGTTTCGGGGGTGCGAATCTGGGTGACAACGCATGGCCCTGCTTCAACGACGGTAACCGGAACAACGCGGTTCTCATCGTCGAAGACCTGGGTCATGCCGAGCTTCTTGCCCAGAATGCCCTTGATCTCGTTTTCACTCATTATTAGTTCTCCACCAAAGTCGCTTACTGGATGTTCACGTCGACGCTTGCCGGAAGATCGATGCGCATCAAAGCATCAACGGTCTTCGGGGTCGGGTCGAGAATATCGATCAGGCGCTTGTGCGTGCGCATCTCGAAGTGCTCGCGAGAGTCCTTGTACTTGTGCGGAGAACGAATAACTGCGTACACGTTCTTCTCGGTTGGGAGCGGCACTGGGCCAACTACACGAGCACCCGTACGGGTAACGGTCTCGACGATCTTCTTTGCAGAAGCGTCGATTGCCTCGTGGTCATAGGCCTTCAGCCGAATGCGGATCTTTTGTCCCGCCACGCTTATCCTCTTCCTCGCTTCCCCACTTTCACATTCCCGGCGTTTCCGGGGCGTGAAGCGGTGGGAAATTGCTTCTCGATTTCTCTATAACGTTGTCCGGGCCTGGGGCCTGACACAACGCCAGTGGTCTGACTGTCATGACAACCAAGAGATACAGCACATGGCAAATGCCAGTCTGCAGTGCTCCTGACGGGGTACAAGACCCGTAGTCAAAGTATTGTGAAGAGGACGGTTTTCACGCATTACACGTGGAGAGTGTCCTATTCGCTAACTGCCGCTGTTTATTTGCCATGCCCCTTCTCCGGTCCATCGTCTCGGGGTGTCTCTGCTCTAGCGCGGACCTAGCCCGATCGGATGACCTTCCAGTCTGTGTTTCAGGAAACCCCTGAGCCACGGTGACAACGAAGGTGTCATGTTCGCTTTACCAGCTCAGCGTCTCCCCGATATGCACCGTGTTTAAGACGGCCCATTATCGGTTCGCGCTGCCCTGTTAAAGCAACCTAAGTATTTAAGCACGATGGGCTGGTGTTTTTCAAACCACTCCGGCAATAGTGCCAATAATCACGTTTTGGTAAATATTGTTGTCCTAGACCCCACGTCTGCTTGGGCGGTAGGTACGCTCAAGGAAGGATTTTGAACCGTTGGTTCTTGGTCCTTCAATTTCATATTGCGACCATGCAAGTCAATTTTTAAGGAAAGGCCTTAAAGACCATGTCTGAGAACAACACTCCTGCAAAGCACTCTGAGAACAACGTTGCCGCTTCTGAAGAGCGCGAGGTAAACAACAACCTGGAGACTCAGTACGGCACCACCACCATTGATGACGTCGTTGTTTCCAAGATCGCTGGCATTGCAGCCCGCGAAGTTTCCGGCGTTGACTCCCTCGGTGGCGGCGGCGCTCGCATGATGGGCACCATCCGCGAGTCCTTCGGTGCATCCGAGGACGTACGCCAGGGTGTTGACGTAGAGGTAGAAAACGGCTCCGCAAAGATCGAGATCGCCATCACCGCTGAGTACGGTGTTGCTATCCACGAGCTGGCTGAGGCAATCCGCCGCAACATCATGAATGCTGTCGAGCGCATGACCGGCCTGACCGTAGAGCGCGTTGACGTTGTCGTTCACAACGTCAAGCTGCCGAAGGAAGACTCCGAGTCTGAAGAGCAGGCTGCACTGAACCAGGGCCAGGCATAAGAACAATGCCTGAACCCCGAGCACAATTTGAGCTCGAGGTAAGCCACGCTCACGCAATTGCGGAAGCGGTGCAAAAGCTCAACGGTGTCGCGGGCCTTGACGGCGGACGCTACGGCTCGGTGAACCTACTCTTCCCGGGCGAAAGGGTTTCCGGCATGCGCCGGCCCGATCCCCGCGACGATCGCCACCTGCAAATCAACGTTCGCGTTGATATCAGTGCGCAACCTGATCTGTACCGTCTGGCGGAAGAAATCCGCTCGACCGCCCGCAAGGCATGTACGGAACTAGATCGCGTCGACGTTGAGTTTTCTGATGCCGTAGATGGCTTATCCGCTGCTCCCTCGAAGGATTAGATATGAAAAATTACACCACATTGGGCATTGTTATCGGCCTGCTACTTGCCTTCTTTTTGTACTTAGGTTGGGGTTGGATGCTGCTGGCCGTGCTGCTTGCTGCCATCGGTGGCCTCTTGGGCTCCCACTTTGATGGCCGCATCGACCTCACCGCTGTGTGGAATGGCCTCATTGGCAAGGAGAAAGGCCAAGGCTAATGTCAGAAGGTTCCACTAAGGGCCACACGCGTTTCTCGCTGCGGACCATGGAACGAATCGTGACCGCCGCAATTGCTAGCGTGCCTGGCACAAAAGATTTAGATGCCAAGCTTGCTGGCATTGGCGGACGCGGTTATCCACGGGTTTCGGTACAGATGGATCCAGAGCGTGAAGTCGCTGCCGTGAGCGCGACCATCGCTGTGGTGTGGCCGTCTCCGGTTACCGCAGTCGCGGAAAGTACGCGTGCCGCCATTTCAGAGGCTATTGCTGCCCATACCGGCTATTCCACCACCCGCGTTAATGTCACCGTCGGTGAATCGGTTCCGGATACCCGGGTTACCGCAGAACAGCTTGCGCAGCGTCCTGCCGCTTCAGCTTTTACCCCGGAGGTCAGTCCTTCTACCGTGACCCAACCCGTTACTCAGGACTCGGTCGAAGTGCGAAGCATCGAGACTCCGGAAGAAGCAACGGTTCGCAACGTCGACACCCCGCAAGAGGCGGAAATCCGCGAAATTTCTTCTGGAAAGGAAGTTGCTGTTCGCGGAGTATCGACACCCTCTGGTGACACGCCAGTGCGCTCCGTCGATACGCCGCGAGAAGCATCGGTGCGCAGCATTTCCGCTGCTCTTCCAGACCACCAGCTGCTAGAAATTAGCGCTCCAGAAGATCACGAACCGCGTCGCATCGTCGAACCACGCCCAGAGCAGGTACGCAGCGTTCGCGCTCCGCGCCCTGGCAGGTTGCTTCCGAGCGGACAGGTACGCCCCTTTGTCAAAAAGGCAAAGGTCTCTGTTCCCCGTCCGCAGCCTTTGCGCAAAATCGAGATCGACAATTCAGAACAGAAAAAGCGCGTTCGCATTGCCCGCCCGGCTCCCCTGCGCAAGGTGCAGCCACCGCGCCCGCAGCCGCTGCGCAAGATCGAGATCGACAACTCCCGAAGCGAGCAACGCGTGCGGACCGTTAGGCCCGCGTCACTGCGCAAGGTTCAGACCCCGCGTCAGGAACCGCTAAAGCGCATTGAGGTATCGCCAGCTAGCCAGCGCCCGTTGCACGTCTATGCGCCACGACCTGAGCCGCTGCGTGCCATTTCCATTACCCCGTACCACGAGCAAGGAGGCAATAATGGCTGAAATGAATTTGCCTGAGCATTTCGGGCAGCGGCCCAAGGCGTCTCCTGCAGTGCGCACGTGGACCGTAATTCTGGGTTTCGTTCTGCTTGCCATTGGCATTGTGGGTGTCCGCGAAACCTGGCTTGTCGGAGCAGATGCCAATGCCCAATCGTGGGTTCAGCCGGTCCTTGATCTTATTGCCACCGAGCAATTAGAGACGTGGATGATCTGGGCTGGCGTGGCTTCCATCGTGGTTGGTCTCATCTTTGTATTCGCTGCGGTAAAGACCCGTCGCAATACCCACACCCAGGTCGCTTCCGAGTCCGCTTCCATGTGGATGCGGCCAGTCGATGTCGCGCGATTGAGCTCTGCTGCAGCACGCCGTGTTCCGGGAGTTGCTTCCGCGCAGACTTCGGCGGATACCAAGAGCGCGAAGGTCACCGTTAATGGCGATGAGCAAGACGCCGATTTGCCTGGGCGAGTGGAAAAGGCTGTCACCCGCGCTTTAGAGGTCCTTGCAGACCCACCCAAGGTCACCGTAGCCGTAGAGAAGATTCCGGAGATGGATAATCATGTCTAAAAAGCTTGCTACCTTTGACCGAATCCTCCTCGGCTTGCTTGGAATCATCCTCATCGCGCTAGGTGTATGGCCGATCCTCATTAACTTCAATGTGGAATTTGCTGA
This is a stretch of genomic DNA from Corynebacterium accolens. It encodes these proteins:
- a CDS encoding ABC transporter ATP-binding protein, which translates into the protein MTDNQPTRSKRRCSLQATGIHAGYKDGEDILAGVDLHARAGEVTTLIGPNGCGKSTLLKTLSKILAPRQGSVMVGEADLHAMNAKEAAQQVALLPQHPVAPDGLRVGELVARGRHPYQGRMRGLSPTDREIIAQACEATEIVDFLDRDIASLSGGQRQRVWLALALAQDTPVLLLDEPTTFLDPAHAMSMLELARAQARAGKTVVVVLHDLMLAGHYSDSMVVMKAGDIIARGAPKQALAPKVLAQAYGIEAEAWDDPLGDAPIIVPRRVLPSDS
- a CDS encoding FecCD family ABC transporter permease, whose product is MTTISSTLQAQQRRRHVRVLAATLVFALIALAAYLVLLGQGPLDLSPRQVFDVLTGGGSESHIRVVWDLRLPVAIATVIVGAALGVAGSWTQTMARNPLASPDILGVTGGASVLVVLGTVHSRPGFADGIPDFWWRACLAMIGAFLVVILLAVLGGIGTSNRIVIVGIALSLMFQAVVAYLMRSAQIQRAAEAQTWLAGSTGFVRMEVIVPLLVALAPFLAIGIWCARELPLLAHDDSSAITLGVNISRQRALLLIAATGICAVVVSVVGPIGFIALLAPHLARMAARTPTPSPVASAAAGAALLTVCAVIAGAIPVNAPVGAVSSVIGGCALVVLVWNAARRS
- a CDS encoding siderophore-interacting protein; amino-acid sequence: MTEHQLIPVTLTANELIRPRLHRLTFHAEAFRTYDLAGPDEFFGLVMPQTGQEFTPFPVDGVNLRAAVAAIDEETRPDLRWYTIRALHPEEATIDVDVVTHGDSGPGSRWILRAQPGDTAGFFTCNEMWRPTEAAQLLVADASALPALRHILSYQEEHDPAKLGSTDVVAVVTSDDEVEPGLTDRWESRVRSMRVLRTEPHKEADSVVATLKADYAGAPTPGYVWVSGEGDLAKKVRGLVVRDWGLSSDDVTWVPYWFYGRARP
- the rpmC gene encoding 50S ribosomal protein L29 — encoded protein: MATGTPAHEFRELDNAELEXRLKDAKEXLFXLRXQKXXGQLTNNRRIGTVKRDIARIYTVLRERELGLSVAPGAEA
- the rplP gene encoding 50S ribosomal protein L16 — protein: MLIPKRVKYRRQHRPSRRGVSKGGNRINFGDYAIQALEPAYITNRQIEAARIAINRHVKRGGKVWINIFPDRPLTQKPLGVRMGSGKGPVEKWVANVKPGRVLFEMSYPTEAVAIEALRRAGQKLPCKVRIIKKEDQF
- a CDS encoding ABC transporter substrate-binding protein produces the protein MKIFGRRTMGVVALLSAGAVALAGCSRGEGDESTQSTDAASEERVASLGLGDADTLLALGITPVTVAPWGAEGDGDPSGVGPWSKKLLGDAKPEVIYNTATGFTADTFEQITAADPTKIIAVNQAVDARTKESLEDIAPTTVKPDGYEDWQVPWEDQVEAIADAVDKEDEGDKLIKDTENAFEEFRREHTELQGKSAAIVMPYDGKIGLYTDEDGRGQFIEDLGMEIPDELKGDGSSFFVDIAPENYAKLNQVDHLFVLDYNGSADVLKKDKTFQGLDVVKDKRVRYLDTDTGNAMSMPNPVTIPWAIDKFEEKL
- the rpsQ gene encoding 30S ribosomal protein S17 → MSEANVTESKKGPTPKKEKVKGAPKVRTGYVVSDKMSKTIVVEIEDRKQHALYGKIMRSNKKVKAHDEEETAGVGDLVRIAETRPLSKDKHFRLVKIIEKAK
- a CDS encoding FecCD family ABC transporter permease, encoding MSATTKDGQTIQTGSTAQNPTATPVMERGKGRTTFLVALILASLALAVASLALGSRSIPPDEVIAALRRAGEQDIRDIVWNLRMPRTFLAYFAGAALAVAGVLAQSWTRNPLADPGFIGITAGASFFVALGTAIGIATTTGMRTTLALVGAGITTLLVLAVSRRFXDPLTLILVGAGVSXALGSGAAIIGLYSTDVLDSMRRWTIGSTFGRGPEDVAIAGIGLLIGLACATMAARPLDLLAMGEESSLALGGSPTTARVGAALSVVVLAGSATAATGPIAFVGFAIPHIVRRVVGPSVATMILPSALLGGCAVLAADIIGRLIVGNSELEMSIVLAIVGAPFLIWGAHRGVGRAWGDNA